A genomic window from Pseudoalteromonas piratica includes:
- the tssB gene encoding type VI secretion system contractile sheath small subunit: MALNSQHKRVSKNRVSITYDVETNGATEKKELPFVSAVLGNFSGDKEDPKEVEDREFIQVDQDNFDEVLGRIKPELSLKVDNVIENDDSQFEVNLEFESMKDFEPDALVQRIEPLKKLLETRNQLNELLSKADRSRDFEKLLKDILQSADSLSSLSEELGVKGEE, from the coding sequence ATGGCACTTAATTCGCAACATAAGCGCGTTAGTAAAAACCGAGTAAGTATTACTTATGACGTAGAAACTAATGGCGCAACAGAGAAGAAAGAACTTCCTTTTGTTTCAGCCGTATTAGGTAATTTCTCAGGTGATAAAGAAGATCCAAAAGAAGTAGAAGATCGTGAATTTATTCAAGTTGATCAAGATAATTTCGATGAAGTTCTTGGCCGCATCAAGCCTGAATTATCACTAAAAGTTGATAATGTTATTGAAAATGATGACAGCCAGTTCGAAGTGAATCTTGAATTTGAATCGATGAAAGACTTTGAACCAGATGCATTAGTTCAACGCATTGAGCCGCTGAAAAAATTACTTGAAACTCGTAATCAGTTAAATGAATTACTGAGCAAGGCTGATCGTTCTCGCGATTTCGAAAAATTGTTAAAAGACATTCTGCAAAGTGCTGACTCACTTAGCTCACTTTCGGAAGAGCTTGGTGTTAAGGGAGAAGAATAA
- the tssC gene encoding type VI secretion system contractile sheath large subunit, producing MSEELQQGGAAEGESLSFLDRAISATSQTAPDRTKELLTSLTKEAMSGTVTWDKNLTDTIANAVAAIDQKMSEQLSQIMQKDNFQQLEGSWLGLQKLIRNSALGTSQKVKLLNISKDELLEQFEDAPAVDRSPLFNSLYQHEYGTAGGEPYGLLLGDYEFSQSDEDVALLRYMGEVAAASHAPFIAAASPEMFELSSFSTFSEGKPIAPAFDSPSYASWNSFRESDDARYVALTLPRTMARLPYGFKGKKIKSFNFEELANDNAGNPKPASNDEIVWSNAAYDMALNMNNAFEAYGWCTAIRGMDNGGKVEALPNLTYLTDSGDITQQCPTEVNLTDEREKELSDLGFLPLVHYKNSDYAVFLGGQTTQKPKEYTDPDATANAAISARLPYIMASSRIAHYLKVMGRDNIGSNMEASDIQKQMSEWIAMYTNSGAMGNEERAKTPLAEAQISVIEQPGRPGAYSAVAHLRPWLQMEELTTSVRMVASLPG from the coding sequence ATGTCTGAAGAATTACAACAAGGCGGTGCAGCTGAAGGTGAAAGCCTTTCATTCCTTGACCGTGCTATTAGTGCAACAAGCCAAACTGCACCTGATAGAACAAAAGAGCTATTAACATCGCTAACCAAAGAAGCGATGTCTGGAACGGTAACTTGGGATAAAAACCTAACTGATACCATCGCTAATGCGGTTGCTGCCATTGACCAAAAAATGTCTGAGCAGCTATCTCAAATTATGCAAAAAGATAACTTTCAACAGCTGGAAGGTTCTTGGTTAGGTTTACAAAAACTGATCCGTAATAGTGCGCTTGGTACATCTCAAAAGGTGAAGTTACTTAATATCTCAAAGGACGAGTTATTAGAACAATTTGAAGATGCACCTGCGGTTGACCGTAGCCCGCTATTTAACTCACTTTACCAACACGAATATGGTACAGCGGGTGGTGAACCTTATGGTTTACTATTAGGTGACTATGAGTTTTCTCAATCTGATGAAGACGTTGCATTACTTCGTTATATGGGTGAAGTGGCAGCGGCAAGTCATGCGCCATTCATTGCTGCAGCATCGCCAGAGATGTTTGAGCTAAGCAGCTTCTCAACGTTTAGTGAAGGTAAACCAATTGCACCTGCATTTGATTCACCAAGTTACGCGTCATGGAACTCATTCCGTGAGAGTGATGATGCACGTTATGTCGCATTAACACTGCCTCGTACTATGGCTCGTTTACCGTACGGCTTTAAAGGTAAAAAGATTAAGTCATTTAACTTTGAAGAGCTGGCAAACGATAACGCAGGTAATCCAAAACCAGCAAGTAATGATGAAATTGTTTGGTCAAATGCTGCATACGATATGGCGTTGAACATGAATAACGCATTTGAAGCGTATGGTTGGTGTACAGCAATTCGTGGTATGGATAACGGCGGTAAAGTAGAAGCGTTACCTAACCTGACTTATCTAACAGACTCAGGCGATATTACGCAGCAGTGTCCTACAGAGGTTAATCTGACGGATGAACGTGAAAAAGAGTTAAGCGACTTAGGTTTCTTACCACTTGTTCATTACAAAAATTCTGATTATGCCGTTTTCCTTGGTGGCCAAACGACACAAAAGCCAAAAGAGTATACTGACCCAGATGCAACGGCAAATGCAGCAATTTCAGCGCGTTTACCTTACATTATGGCAAGTAGCCGAATTGCACATTACTTAAAAGTAATGGGTCGCGATAATATCGGCTCTAATATGGAAGCAAGTGATATCCAAAAGCAAATGAGTGAGTGGATTGCTATGTACACTAACTCAGGTGCAATGGGTAATGAAGAGCGTGCTAAAACGCCGCTTGCAGAAGCGCAAATTTCTGTTATTGAGCAACCTGGTCGCCCAGGTGCATACTCGGCGGTAGCGCATTTAAGACCGTGGTTACAAATGGAAGAACTTACAACATCAGTTCGTATGGTTGCAAGTTTACCTGGTTAA
- a CDS encoding Hcp family type VI secretion system effector: MASIFMRIDGNDSIKGAATVADLNSKKGWFAVDSLSWGAMRGVSVDIGNANNQDNGMVALGEISISKGYDGATPYLLTYLFQPGADGKTVELVMTKPSRDGKGIVPYFVISLEEARMANFSISGSDGSQPSESFSLTYTKIEQIFFVEDEGGKLEKAASVKYDATGNQLTSAADLK; this comes from the coding sequence ATGGCATCAATCTTCATGAGAATCGATGGTAACGATAGCATCAAAGGCGCTGCAACTGTAGCTGATCTTAACAGCAAAAAAGGCTGGTTTGCAGTAGATAGTCTATCTTGGGGCGCTATGCGCGGCGTATCAGTGGATATTGGTAATGCGAACAACCAAGACAACGGTATGGTTGCTTTAGGTGAAATCAGTATTTCTAAAGGGTACGATGGTGCAACACCATACCTATTAACATACTTATTCCAACCAGGTGCAGACGGTAAAACAGTTGAGCTGGTAATGACTAAACCATCTCGTGATGGTAAAGGTATTGTTCCTTACTTTGTAATCTCTTTAGAAGAAGCTCGTATGGCTAACTTTAGTATTTCAGGCAGCGATGGCAGCCAACCAAGCGAATCTTTCTCGCTAACATATACTAAAATTGAACAAATCTTCTTCGTAGAAGATGAAGGTGGTAAGTTAGAGAAAGCAGCTTCTGTTAAGTACGATGCAACTGGCAACCAGTTAACTTCTGCGGCAGACTTAAAATAA
- a CDS encoding type VI secretion system protein TssA has protein sequence MLLYTDDTELDAGIYLREERTKFRELRNLLNVAQSSLRKLFETPTSAQDLDLQRENREDWEKLQQACAVTLKEDARDIEVFVWWLSALAYKKENLSALNEGLDDFLFALNKLTDNIHPKLPEKKVAKLESDQVAIKHCENQTRSLEQFTGDSPNSGLINIPLMQFPLLDDYTFSDYLSDQKSGKLEKTKSEFVAKLQSNKQRLIDNFNTIIALDEKISAVDLFINGYRNQNGLSLLGFRFIRDNLKQVKLMYQYFFPDVAKKEESVVESSSSESTESSTSTSSNVSEASEQQPTQTIVTSVQAPVMSQQAYTRETALEDLNRIAVFFKKTEPHSPIPYLIARAIRWGNMSFSELLTELIKKESPELAEIRKLTGVDNDLGELLNEDIAEPTPVVAVAEVQQTSEETVSQQVVQAETVKAEEPKDDSTSSSGPLW, from the coding sequence ATGTTGCTCTATACCGACGACACTGAGTTAGACGCTGGGATATATTTAAGAGAGGAACGAACTAAGTTTCGTGAACTTAGAAATCTATTAAATGTAGCTCAATCAAGCTTACGTAAATTATTTGAAACACCAACTTCTGCACAAGACTTAGATCTTCAACGGGAAAATCGTGAGGACTGGGAAAAACTGCAGCAAGCTTGTGCAGTTACACTAAAAGAAGACGCTCGTGATATTGAGGTTTTTGTTTGGTGGTTATCCGCATTAGCCTATAAAAAAGAAAATCTTTCAGCACTAAATGAAGGACTAGATGATTTTTTATTTGCTCTAAACAAACTCACTGACAATATTCATCCAAAGTTACCAGAAAAGAAAGTTGCAAAACTTGAGTCAGATCAAGTTGCGATAAAGCATTGCGAGAATCAAACTCGTTCATTAGAGCAGTTTACGGGTGATAGCCCTAACTCTGGATTAATCAATATCCCATTAATGCAATTTCCGCTTTTAGATGATTATACTTTTAGTGACTATTTATCAGACCAAAAGTCAGGAAAACTCGAAAAGACCAAGTCAGAATTTGTCGCTAAGTTGCAATCTAATAAACAGCGTTTGATAGACAACTTTAATACGATTATTGCCCTTGACGAAAAAATAAGTGCAGTTGATTTATTCATCAATGGATATAGAAACCAGAACGGTCTTTCTTTACTTGGCTTTCGTTTTATCAGAGATAATCTAAAGCAAGTTAAACTGATGTATCAGTACTTCTTTCCAGATGTAGCAAAAAAAGAAGAGAGCGTTGTTGAATCAAGTTCGTCTGAATCAACTGAATCTTCGACATCTACTAGTAGCAATGTCAGCGAAGCTAGCGAACAACAACCTACTCAAACGATTGTTACATCAGTTCAGGCGCCTGTCATGTCGCAGCAAGCCTACACAAGAGAAACAGCGCTCGAAGACTTAAATCGTATCGCTGTTTTTTTCAAAAAAACGGAACCACATTCACCAATTCCTTATTTAATTGCTCGCGCAATTAGATGGGGCAATATGTCATTTTCTGAACTATTAACAGAGTTAATTAAAAAAGAATCCCCGGAGCTGGCGGAAATTAGAAAATTGACAGGGGTTGATAATGATTTAGGCGAATTGCTAAACGAAGACATCGCAGAGCCTACACCAGTAGTTGCAGTGGCTGAAGTTCAGCAAACATCTGAAGAAACAGTTAGTCAGCAGGTTGTTCAAGCTGAAACAGTTAAAGCGGAAGAACCGAAAGATGATTCTACATCTAGTTCGGGACCTCTGTGGTAA